A portion of the bacterium genome contains these proteins:
- a CDS encoding DUF4412 domain-containing protein gives MLITKKILVPLLATAWVCQSFAGYQITVKNSDAGGGHGKKKQETNVVKMTTDSGKARIDFTEGQAPGAEKGSYLLTKDNGQTFLMVMPENKTYMKWDMDAMMGIAGAMGNMMQMKITDPKAETLLDESGEPILGYPTRHFKLRTSYRMSMTVMGFKNESTISKDEETWTTTKLDLAALGAWVGKVPKTKNESLDQLIQAEKNKVKGFPLKMLSVETATDSQGKTSVSKSSMEVTEIKTVEANTVSFDVPADYKEMSLPMTAGNEDEPSKSHSKSKKVSSFDFGALMKQAMDQAK, from the coding sequence ATGCTGATCACCAAGAAAATCCTTGTGCCCCTGCTTGCCACCGCCTGGGTTTGCCAATCCTTTGCAGGATACCAGATCACGGTTAAAAACAGTGATGCCGGCGGCGGCCATGGCAAGAAAAAACAGGAGACCAACGTTGTCAAAATGACGACGGACTCCGGCAAGGCCCGCATCGACTTCACTGAAGGCCAGGCCCCCGGCGCCGAGAAAGGCAGCTATCTCCTCACCAAGGATAACGGACAGACCTTCCTGATGGTCATGCCCGAAAACAAAACTTACATGAAGTGGGATATGGATGCCATGATGGGGATCGCCGGCGCCATGGGAAACATGATGCAGATGAAAATCACCGACCCGAAGGCCGAAACGCTACTGGATGAGTCAGGCGAACCCATACTGGGCTACCCGACCCGCCATTTCAAGCTTCGCACGTCCTACCGGATGTCCATGACCGTCATGGGCTTTAAAAACGAAAGCACCATCTCTAAGGATGAAGAAACCTGGACAACCACCAAATTGGATCTTGCCGCTCTCGGAGCCTGGGTCGGCAAGGTGCCTAAAACAAAAAACGAAAGCCTTGATCAGTTGATTCAGGCTGAAAAAAACAAAGTCAAGGGATTCCCCCTGAAAATGCTTTCGGTCGAAACCGCCACGGATAGTCAGGGAAAAACCAGCGTTTCAAAGTCGAGCATGGAAGTGACTGAAATCAAAACGGTTGAAGCCAATACCGTCTCCTTCGACGTTCCTGCTGATTATAAGGAAATGAGCCTGCCGATGACGGCAGGAAATGAGGATGAACCATCCAAGAGCCACTCGAAATCGAAAAAGGTGTCCTCGTTCGATTTTGGCGCTCTTATGAAACAGGCAATGGACCAGGCGAAATAA
- a CDS encoding flavodoxin domain-containing protein, whose product MEISKNIHWVGVTDWGIRRFHGVELSVHRGTTYNAYLIMDEKIAIVDAVWDHHAEEFMAKIKAIVDPSKIDYVIVNHAEPDHSSSLPTLMKYCTNATIVVSKNGASSVMGHYHENWKMMTVKTGDRLKLGQNELIFVEAPMLHWPDTMFTYVTGHNILMSNDAFGQHYASAFLFNDLVNQAELYEEALKYYANILTLYSDKVTKKIDEILALNLPVDMIAPSHGVIWRKDPLQIVKQYQEWAQQKPAPTALIVYDTMWNATEKMAKGIAEGLIECGVDCKVCHAALSDGNDLMVDIFKSKLIVLGSCTHNNGILPSMAKILEEMKGLRFKNKIGAAFGSYGWSGESVKDIEEVFKKAGIPLARPGLKVKWQPGSAEMEQCHAMGRELAAAVKAP is encoded by the coding sequence ATGGAAATTTCAAAAAACATTCATTGGGTAGGGGTGACTGATTGGGGTATCCGGCGGTTTCACGGAGTGGAATTGTCGGTTCACCGTGGGACGACCTATAATGCGTATTTGATCATGGACGAGAAGATCGCCATCGTGGATGCCGTCTGGGATCACCATGCGGAGGAGTTCATGGCGAAGATCAAGGCGATCGTTGATCCCTCGAAGATTGATTACGTGATTGTGAATCACGCGGAACCGGATCACTCCAGCAGTTTGCCGACCCTGATGAAATACTGCACGAATGCCACGATCGTGGTTTCCAAAAACGGGGCGTCCAGTGTGATGGGGCATTATCACGAGAACTGGAAGATGATGACCGTGAAAACCGGCGACCGGCTCAAGCTTGGTCAAAACGAATTGATTTTTGTCGAGGCGCCGATGCTCCATTGGCCCGACACCATGTTCACCTATGTGACCGGTCATAACATTCTCATGTCCAATGACGCCTTCGGGCAGCATTATGCCTCGGCCTTCCTGTTCAACGACCTGGTCAACCAGGCGGAACTGTACGAGGAGGCGCTCAAGTATTATGCCAACATCCTGACGCTCTACAGTGACAAGGTCACCAAAAAGATTGATGAAATCCTGGCGTTGAATCTTCCCGTCGATATGATTGCCCCGAGCCATGGGGTGATCTGGCGGAAGGATCCCCTGCAGATTGTCAAACAATACCAGGAATGGGCGCAGCAGAAGCCCGCGCCGACCGCGTTGATTGTTTATGACACCATGTGGAATGCCACTGAGAAAATGGCTAAAGGGATTGCGGAAGGGTTGATTGAATGCGGGGTGGACTGCAAAGTGTGCCATGCGGCGTTGTCGGATGGGAATGACCTGATGGTGGACATTTTCAAGTCCAAGCTGATTGTGCTGGGGTCCTGCACTCACAACAACGGCATTCTTCCCTCCATGGCCAAGATCCTGGAAGAGATGAAGGGGCTTCGCTTCAAAAACAAAATAGGCGCGGCCTTCGGGTCCTATGGCTGGAGTGGCGAGAGCGTCAAGGATATCGAAGAAGTGTTCAAGAAGGCGGGGATTCCCCTGGCACGGCCCGGCCTGAAGGTCAAGTGGCAGCCGGGTTCCGCCGAGATGGAACAATGTCACGCCATGGGGCGTGAACTGGCTGCCGCCGTGAAAGCCCCTTGA
- a CDS encoding Gfo/Idh/MocA family oxidoreductase: protein MSDPFRVVLVGCGSISAAWLRPAVDMPDIKFVGLVDRIDENARKRAVEFNLADSVEIGTDLRAVLKKTKPDMVFDCTVPEAHVNVALEAFRHGCHVLGEKPLADSMANARRIVRAAQKAGRTHAVIQNRRFDANIRSVRKLVEGGQIGTLTALNSDFFIGAHFGGFRDHMKHVLLLDMAIHTFDAARLLGGGDPVSVYCKEWNPAGSWYDHDASAVALFTMSNGVVYTYRGSWCAEGMNTTWESTWHGIGTKGSFRWDGAKDIQAQAVKTTGSFISSCEAVPVAPFDDPSRTGSHGGQILDYVNCVRNGTLPETVCTDNIKSLAMVFAAVKSAATGKEVLVKW, encoded by the coding sequence ATGTCTGATCCGTTTCGCGTGGTGCTCGTTGGCTGTGGCAGCATCAGTGCAGCCTGGCTGAGGCCGGCTGTTGACATGCCTGACATCAAGTTTGTCGGGTTGGTTGACCGGATTGATGAAAATGCCCGCAAGCGGGCGGTGGAGTTTAATCTGGCGGATTCGGTTGAGATTGGTACGGATCTCCGTGCGGTTCTAAAAAAAACCAAACCCGACATGGTGTTTGACTGCACCGTTCCTGAAGCGCATGTCAACGTGGCATTGGAGGCCTTCCGCCATGGGTGTCATGTCCTCGGGGAAAAGCCCCTGGCCGACAGCATGGCCAATGCCCGGCGTATTGTACGGGCCGCTCAGAAGGCCGGGCGCACCCATGCGGTCATCCAGAATCGCCGCTTCGATGCCAATATACGGAGTGTGCGGAAGCTGGTGGAGGGCGGGCAGATCGGGACCCTGACGGCGCTGAATTCCGACTTTTTCATTGGTGCCCATTTCGGCGGATTCCGGGACCACATGAAGCATGTGCTTCTGCTGGACATGGCCATTCACACCTTTGATGCCGCCCGCCTGCTGGGCGGAGGCGATCCAGTGTCTGTTTACTGTAAGGAATGGAACCCGGCCGGTTCGTGGTATGATCACGATGCCTCCGCCGTGGCCCTGTTCACCATGAGTAATGGCGTGGTGTATACCTACCGGGGCAGTTGGTGCGCTGAAGGGATGAACACCACCTGGGAGAGCACCTGGCACGGGATCGGGACCAAAGGGAGCTTCCGGTGGGACGGCGCCAAGGATATCCAGGCCCAGGCGGTCAAGACAACCGGCTCGTTCATTTCTTCCTGCGAGGCCGTCCCGGTGGCGCCTTTTGACGACCCGAGCCGGACGGGGTCCCATGGCGGACAGATCCTGGATTATGTGAACTGTGTGCGAAATGGCACGCTGCCGGAAACAGTATGCACGGACAATATCAAAAGTCTCGCGATGGTGTTTGCCGCCGTTAAAAGTGCGGCAACCGGCAAAGAGGTACTGGTCAAATGGTGA
- a CDS encoding 3D domain-containing protein: protein MFVQRWNAEYVEGGNAPHTSFAQFPSVMVLFLAVKNAVSFFGLLLMALWVTGCASVQPPRDTRPVERKLLTTGYCPCGECCSWHRNWLMRPVYSSGPLKGRRKEVGITASGAKAQRGTIAADTGRFPLGTVMYIEGYGAGRVEDRGGAITGEHIDLFFPTHREALEWGKRVKRVRIWFEG from the coding sequence ATGTTTGTCCAGCGATGGAATGCCGAATACGTGGAGGGCGGCAATGCCCCTCACACATCATTTGCCCAGTTCCCGTCCGTTATGGTACTGTTTTTGGCCGTGAAGAACGCCGTTTCATTTTTTGGTCTGCTGCTGATGGCCTTGTGGGTGACTGGTTGCGCCTCGGTCCAGCCGCCCCGCGACACGCGTCCGGTCGAGCGGAAACTGCTCACGACGGGGTATTGTCCCTGCGGTGAATGCTGTAGTTGGCACCGGAATTGGCTGATGCGGCCGGTGTATTCGTCGGGTCCGCTGAAAGGCCGGCGCAAAGAGGTCGGGATTACGGCGAGCGGGGCGAAGGCGCAACGGGGGACCATCGCAGCCGATACCGGGCGTTTTCCATTGGGAACGGTCATGTATATTGAGGGGTATGGTGCCGGCCGCGTCGAGGATCGGGGCGGGGCCATTACCGGGGAGCATATAGATTTGTTTTTCCCCACTCATCGCGAGGCCCTGGAGTGGGGCAAACGCGTGAAGCGGGTACGGATTTGGTTTGAAGGATAA
- a CDS encoding sugar phosphate isomerase/epimerase family protein yields the protein MNYQNHGDIRIGTLVGGGQHTKQYIQQILPHGFESFSLTFWQTLGDNDIKKLAAEVKEAIGGKDVVISSIGIFGNPLETGEKDQTTLKGWETLIDNAHLFGTDIVAGFTGRVRGKPIDDSIPRFKEVFGELARRAEGKGVRLAFENCSMDGTWLTGDWNIAHNPDAWQLMFDAVPSTSIGLQWEPCHQMVQLIDPIPQLRQWVSRIFHVHGKDASILWDVVKTKGVFGKDKFAFHRTPGFGDTNWTDVITELRRGGFKGSIDIEGWHDPVYKGDLEMTGQVHGLNYLKHCRGGAFVPNPVVL from the coding sequence ATGAACTATCAGAATCATGGTGACATCAGGATCGGAACGCTGGTCGGGGGCGGTCAACACACGAAACAATACATTCAGCAGATTCTGCCGCACGGGTTTGAGAGTTTCTCCCTGACGTTCTGGCAGACCCTGGGTGATAACGATATCAAAAAATTGGCCGCTGAGGTCAAGGAGGCGATTGGCGGCAAAGATGTGGTCATCAGTTCGATCGGGATCTTCGGGAATCCCCTTGAAACCGGAGAGAAGGATCAGACGACACTCAAGGGGTGGGAAACCCTGATTGATAACGCCCATTTATTCGGGACGGATATCGTCGCCGGGTTTACCGGGCGGGTGCGAGGCAAGCCGATTGACGACTCCATTCCCCGGTTCAAGGAAGTGTTCGGGGAATTGGCCCGACGCGCGGAAGGCAAGGGAGTTCGTCTTGCGTTCGAGAATTGCAGCATGGACGGTACCTGGCTGACCGGGGACTGGAATATCGCCCATAACCCCGACGCGTGGCAATTGATGTTTGATGCGGTCCCCAGTACCAGCATCGGGCTGCAATGGGAGCCCTGCCACCAGATGGTTCAATTAATTGATCCGATTCCGCAGCTTCGTCAGTGGGTGAGCCGCATTTTCCATGTGCACGGAAAGGACGCCTCCATTTTGTGGGATGTCGTGAAGACCAAGGGAGTTTTTGGCAAAGACAAATTTGCCTTCCACCGCACGCCGGGCTTCGGGGATACCAATTGGACCGATGTCATCACCGAGTTGCGACGGGGCGGATTCAAAGGCTCCATTGATATTGAAGGCTGGCACGATCCCGTCTACAAGGGCGACTTGGAGATGACGGGCCAGGTACATGGTCTGAATTACCTGAAACATTGCCGGGGCGGCGCGTTTGTGCCCAATCCGGTTGTGCTGTAA
- a CDS encoding Gfo/Idh/MocA family oxidoreductase — protein sequence MAAKKLEVVKIGIVGCGGIANGKHLPSLKKLPNVEIVSFFDIIPEKTAAAAAAYGAKGARVCGSYKEMLKDKSIDVIHVCTPNKSHGDLAVLALDAGKHVMCEKPMAKTSADARKMVQAVKRSGKKLTIGYQNRYRADSLYLNKICRDGDLGEIYYAKAHAVRRRAVPTWGVFLNEEEQGGGPLIDIGTHALDLTLWMMNNYKPLSVMGSVYHKLGKQKNCANAWGPWDPKKFKVEDSAFGFITMENGATIMLESSWAINYLQTGEAKTTLCGTEGGADMWGDGLRVNGEKHGKLFTNNIELKTGGVDFYDGSSDNAAEREARMWIDCIINDTDPMVKPEEALVVTEILEAIYKSAKTGKPVFFK from the coding sequence ATGGCCGCCAAGAAACTGGAAGTCGTTAAAATTGGAATCGTCGGGTGTGGTGGGATTGCCAATGGCAAGCACCTGCCCAGTCTGAAGAAATTACCCAATGTGGAGATTGTGTCGTTTTTTGACATTATTCCTGAAAAGACGGCTGCGGCCGCCGCAGCTTATGGGGCCAAGGGCGCCCGGGTGTGCGGGAGCTACAAGGAGATGCTCAAGGATAAGTCCATTGACGTGATCCATGTCTGTACTCCCAACAAATCCCACGGGGACCTTGCTGTTCTGGCCTTGGATGCCGGAAAGCATGTCATGTGCGAAAAGCCCATGGCCAAGACTTCCGCGGATGCCCGCAAAATGGTCCAGGCGGTGAAGCGGTCCGGGAAAAAGCTGACCATCGGGTACCAGAACCGCTACCGCGCCGACTCCCTTTATCTCAATAAGATCTGCCGCGATGGGGATCTGGGCGAAATTTATTATGCCAAGGCGCACGCGGTCCGCCGCCGGGCCGTTCCGACATGGGGCGTGTTCTTGAACGAGGAGGAGCAGGGCGGGGGCCCGTTGATCGATATCGGGACGCACGCCCTCGACCTGACGCTGTGGATGATGAATAACTACAAGCCGTTGAGCGTAATGGGCTCAGTTTATCATAAACTTGGAAAGCAGAAAAATTGCGCCAATGCCTGGGGTCCCTGGGATCCCAAGAAATTCAAAGTGGAAGATTCGGCCTTCGGCTTCATCACCATGGAAAACGGGGCGACGATCATGCTCGAATCCAGCTGGGCGATCAACTACCTGCAGACCGGCGAGGCCAAGACCACGCTGTGCGGGACCGAGGGCGGCGCCGACATGTGGGGCGACGGGTTGCGGGTCAATGGTGAGAAACACGGGAAGCTCTTCACCAATAACATCGAGCTGAAGACCGGCGGGGTCGACTTCTATGATGGCAGCAGTGATAATGCGGCTGAACGCGAAGCCCGGATGTGGATCGATTGTATCATCAACGACACGGACCCCATGGTGAAGCCTGAAGAGGCGCTGGTCGTGACGGAGATCCTGGAAGCCATTTACAAATCAGCGAAAACCGGCAAACCGGTGTTTTTTAAATAA
- the ilvD gene encoding dihydroxy-acid dehydratase — MNSDQIKQGTERAPHRSLLRATGIVKTGDFNKPFIGVCNSFNEIIPGHAHLNKVAELIKKAIRKAGGIPFEFNTIGVCDGVAMGHTGMKYSLPSREIIADSVESVIKAHCFDGVICIPNCDKIVPGMLMGALRANVPTLMVSGGPMAAGRLPDGKAIDLISVFEGVSAHKQGKINDEALQTLEEHACPGCGSCSGMFTANSMNCLCEAIGIALPGNGSILAIDPRRKKLFRTAATRIVEMAKAGGPLPREIVTEKSLDNAFATDMAMGGSTNTVLHALAIAHEAGVKYDLNRINQISQKCPNICKVSPSSPYHMEDVDRAGGISAIIKTVGAIHGIISRDAPTVTGKTIWQNVARAEVKDADIIRPIDKPYSADGGLTILWGNLAENGAVVKKAGVAASMLKFRGPAVIFESQEDACTGILKGAVKAGDCVVIRYEGPRGGPGMQEMLAPTSYIMGAGLGESVALITDGRFSGGTRGACVGHVSPEAAAGGVIGLIKPGDIINLDIPGHKLEVEVTDEELNRRRAESVPFIPRNVTGYLKRYAQQVTSANTGAVLQ, encoded by the coding sequence ATGAATAGCGACCAGATCAAACAGGGTACAGAACGCGCACCACATCGCAGTCTTCTACGGGCCACCGGCATCGTCAAAACAGGCGATTTCAACAAGCCCTTTATCGGCGTGTGCAACTCATTCAACGAAATCATTCCTGGCCATGCGCATTTGAACAAGGTGGCGGAACTCATCAAAAAAGCCATCCGGAAAGCCGGGGGCATTCCCTTTGAATTCAACACCATTGGGGTCTGCGACGGTGTCGCCATGGGCCACACGGGCATGAAGTATTCCCTGCCAAGCCGGGAAATCATCGCCGACAGCGTGGAATCCGTAATCAAGGCCCACTGCTTTGACGGCGTCATCTGCATCCCGAATTGCGACAAGATCGTGCCCGGCATGCTCATGGGGGCACTTCGCGCCAATGTTCCCACCCTCATGGTCAGCGGGGGCCCCATGGCGGCAGGCCGGCTGCCCGATGGCAAAGCGATTGACCTGATCAGCGTCTTCGAAGGGGTGTCTGCCCACAAACAGGGGAAAATCAACGACGAAGCGCTCCAGACGCTTGAGGAACACGCCTGTCCCGGGTGCGGCTCCTGTTCAGGGATGTTCACCGCCAACTCCATGAACTGCCTGTGCGAGGCCATCGGCATCGCCCTGCCGGGGAACGGGAGCATTCTGGCCATTGACCCGCGCCGCAAAAAATTGTTCCGCACGGCCGCCACCCGCATTGTGGAGATGGCTAAAGCCGGTGGTCCCCTGCCGCGCGAAATTGTGACGGAGAAATCCCTGGATAATGCGTTTGCCACCGATATGGCCATGGGTGGAAGCACCAACACCGTGCTTCATGCACTGGCCATTGCCCATGAGGCTGGGGTCAAATATGACCTCAACCGGATCAACCAGATTTCCCAGAAGTGCCCCAATATCTGTAAAGTATCCCCCTCCTCTCCCTATCACATGGAAGATGTGGATCGGGCCGGCGGGATCAGCGCGATTATCAAAACGGTTGGCGCCATTCACGGGATTATCAGCCGGGATGCCCCGACCGTCACCGGCAAGACGATCTGGCAGAATGTGGCCCGGGCCGAAGTCAAGGATGCCGACATTATCCGCCCCATCGATAAGCCCTATTCCGCTGACGGCGGCCTCACCATCCTGTGGGGCAATCTGGCCGAAAACGGCGCTGTGGTGAAAAAGGCCGGGGTGGCGGCATCCATGCTGAAGTTCCGCGGACCTGCGGTGATTTTTGAATCCCAGGAAGACGCCTGTACCGGCATTCTCAAGGGCGCGGTGAAGGCTGGCGACTGCGTGGTGATCCGGTATGAAGGACCCCGTGGCGGCCCCGGTATGCAGGAAATGCTGGCCCCCACCTCTTACATCATGGGCGCCGGACTGGGCGAAAGCGTCGCTTTGATCACCGATGGCCGCTTTTCCGGCGGTACCCGCGGTGCCTGCGTCGGACATGTGTCACCCGAAGCCGCGGCAGGCGGTGTCATCGGACTGATCAAGCCGGGCGACATCATCAACCTGGATATTCCGGGCCATAAACTCGAAGTGGAAGTGACGGACGAGGAGCTGAATCGCCGTCGCGCTGAATCCGTCCCGTTCATCCCCCGGAACGTTACCGGCTATCTCAAGCGTTACGCCCAGCAGGTGACCAGCGCCAATACGGGAGCGGTGCTCCAGTAG
- a CDS encoding AraC family transcriptional regulator: protein MSQNDPASEKSPVHSAFKLFDFLPDVSFFVKNRDSQFIYANSAFIKMLGARSLKEILGKTDHDFSPKELADRFVRDDRQVIRSGKAMTSRVELVPNFDNSISWHITTKIPVLDDTGEIVGMAGMTRDLNRTNVTASRYKSMAEVMKYLESHYPDPIPVKDLATIAHLSLSQFERRFKALFQVTPVQYLIRLRLNKAGQLLTSSTAKITDIASQCGFYDHSHFIRQFTRAYGLSPSAYRQQHQ from the coding sequence ATGAGTCAAAACGATCCAGCTTCGGAAAAATCCCCTGTTCATTCAGCATTCAAGCTTTTTGACTTCCTTCCCGACGTTTCTTTCTTTGTAAAAAACCGGGACAGCCAGTTTATTTACGCCAATTCGGCCTTCATTAAAATGCTGGGAGCGAGAAGCCTGAAGGAGATTCTGGGGAAGACCGACCATGACTTCTCGCCGAAGGAACTGGCCGACCGCTTTGTGCGCGATGACCGGCAGGTCATCAGGAGCGGAAAAGCGATGACCAGCCGCGTTGAACTGGTGCCGAATTTCGACAACAGCATCAGCTGGCATATCACTACCAAGATCCCGGTCCTGGATGACACCGGAGAAATCGTGGGAATGGCGGGAATGACGCGAGACCTGAACCGGACGAATGTCACGGCCAGCCGGTACAAGTCAATGGCGGAAGTCATGAAGTACCTGGAAAGCCACTACCCTGACCCCATCCCGGTCAAGGACCTCGCCACTATCGCCCATCTCTCGCTCAGCCAGTTTGAGCGTCGGTTCAAGGCGCTTTTCCAGGTGACCCCGGTGCAATACCTGATCCGGCTCCGGCTGAACAAGGCCGGCCAGCTCCTGACCTCCTCCACCGCCAAAATCACGGATATCGCCAGCCAATGCGGGTTCTATGACCACAGCCACTTCATCCGGCAGTTCACCCGCGCCTACGGCCTGTCCCCCTCCGCCTATCGTCAGCAGCACCAGTGA
- a CDS encoding sugar phosphate isomerase/epimerase family protein: protein MARPVTLFTGQWADLPLEQLCQKAKGFGYDGLELACWGDHFEVDQADAAYCRKKHETLACHGLKVHAISAHLVGQAVCDRIDERHKSILPPYIWGDGDPEGVRQRAAGEMIKVAQAAKTLGVKVVNGFTGSSIWSLLYAFPPVSEAMVAAGYADFGKRWKPILDQFQKAGVKFALEVHPTEIAFDIVTAERAIAAVDGHPAFGFNYDPSHLGYQGVDYVAFIERFKDRIFHVHMKDVAWAQTPQLSGVFGGHLTFGDSRRFWDFRSLGRGNVDFEKIIRALNRINYQGPLSVEWEDSGMDREHGAKEACEFVKRLAFPPSNVAFDAAFEKG, encoded by the coding sequence ATGGCGCGACCGGTAACCTTATTCACGGGACAATGGGCGGATCTGCCTCTGGAACAACTTTGCCAGAAGGCCAAGGGGTTCGGGTATGACGGGCTGGAATTGGCCTGCTGGGGCGATCACTTCGAGGTCGATCAGGCGGATGCGGCTTATTGCCGCAAGAAGCATGAGACGCTGGCGTGTCACGGGCTCAAGGTGCATGCCATCAGCGCCCATCTCGTGGGCCAGGCGGTGTGTGACCGGATCGATGAGCGCCATAAATCCATTCTCCCTCCGTATATCTGGGGGGATGGCGATCCCGAAGGGGTGCGCCAGCGCGCTGCCGGGGAAATGATCAAGGTGGCCCAGGCGGCCAAGACACTCGGCGTCAAGGTCGTCAACGGTTTCACGGGGAGCTCGATCTGGTCCTTGCTCTATGCGTTTCCGCCTGTATCAGAAGCCATGGTGGCGGCCGGGTATGCGGATTTCGGGAAACGGTGGAAGCCGATTCTGGATCAGTTCCAGAAGGCGGGCGTGAAGTTCGCCCTGGAGGTCCATCCCACTGAAATCGCTTTTGACATTGTCACGGCGGAACGTGCCATTGCGGCGGTGGATGGGCATCCGGCCTTCGGTTTCAACTATGATCCGAGCCATCTGGGGTACCAGGGCGTGGACTATGTGGCGTTCATCGAGCGGTTTAAAGACCGCATCTTCCATGTTCACATGAAGGATGTGGCCTGGGCTCAGACGCCGCAGTTGTCCGGCGTGTTCGGCGGTCACCTGACCTTCGGGGATTCCCGCCGTTTCTGGGACTTCCGCTCTTTGGGTCGGGGGAATGTGGATTTCGAGAAGATTATCCGTGCGTTGAACCGCATCAACTATCAGGGGCCGCTCTCCGTGGAGTGGGAGGATAGCGGTATGGATCGTGAGCATGGCGCCAAAGAGGCCTGCGAGTTCGTCAAACGGCTTGCGTTCCCCCCGTCAAACGTGGCTTTTGATGCGGCATTTGAAAAAGGGTGA